From a single Pseudomonas sp. A34-9 genomic region:
- the argA gene encoding amino-acid N-acetyltransferase, with amino-acid sequence MPEYVNWLRHASPYINAHRDCTFVVMLPGDGVEHPNFGNIVHDIVLLHSLGVRLVLVHGSRPQIETRLAARGLTPHYHHGMRITDAATLECVIDAVGQLRIAIEARLSMDMASSPMQGSRLRVASGNLVTARPIGVLEGVDYHHTGEVRRVDRKGINRLLDERSIVLLSPLGYSPTGEIFNLACEDVATRAAIDLGADKLLLFGADLGLIDENGKLVRELRPQQVPAHLQRLGSNYQAELLDAAAEACRGGVARSHIVSYVEDGALLTELFTRDGGGTLVAQEQFELVREAAIEDVGGLLDLISPLEEQGILVRRSREVLEREIEQFSVVEREGMIIACAALYQIADSDAGELACLAVNPEYRHGGRGDELLERIETRARAQGLKTLFVLTTRTAHWFRERGFEPSSVERLPAARASLYNFQRNSKIFEKTL; translated from the coding sequence ATGCCCGAATACGTTAACTGGCTTCGTCACGCGTCCCCTTACATCAATGCCCACCGCGACTGCACCTTCGTCGTCATGCTGCCCGGCGACGGCGTGGAGCATCCGAATTTCGGCAACATCGTCCACGACATCGTCCTGCTGCACAGCCTTGGCGTGCGTCTGGTGCTGGTGCACGGTTCGCGTCCACAGATCGAAACCCGCCTCGCCGCCCGTGGCCTGACCCCGCATTACCACCACGGCATGCGCATCACCGATGCGGCAACGCTGGAGTGTGTGATTGATGCCGTTGGCCAGTTGCGCATTGCCATCGAAGCGCGGCTGTCGATGGACATGGCTTCGTCGCCGATGCAGGGCTCGCGTTTGCGCGTGGCCAGCGGCAACCTCGTCACGGCGCGGCCGATCGGCGTGCTCGAAGGCGTCGACTATCACCACACCGGCGAAGTGCGCCGGGTCGACCGCAAGGGCATCAATCGTCTGCTCGATGAGCGCTCGATCGTATTGCTGTCACCGTTGGGCTACTCGCCGACCGGTGAAATCTTCAACCTCGCCTGCGAAGACGTCGCCACCCGCGCCGCCATCGACCTGGGCGCCGACAAACTGCTGTTGTTCGGTGCCGACCTCGGCCTGATCGACGAAAACGGCAAACTGGTGCGTGAACTGCGTCCACAGCAAGTGCCGGCACATTTGCAGCGTCTGGGCAGCAACTATCAGGCGGAACTGCTCGATGCCGCCGCCGAAGCCTGCCGTGGCGGCGTGGCGCGCAGCCATATCGTCAGTTACGTCGAAGATGGCGCGCTGCTGACCGAACTGTTCACCCGTGATGGCGGCGGTACGCTGGTGGCGCAAGAGCAATTCGAACTGGTGCGTGAGGCGGCGATTGAAGACGTTGGCGGCTTGCTCGACCTGATCAGCCCGCTGGAAGAGCAGGGGATTCTGGTGCGTCGTTCGCGCGAAGTGCTGGAGCGCGAGATCGAGCAGTTCAGCGTGGTTGAGCGTGAGGGCATGATCATCGCCTGTGCGGCGCTGTATCAGATTGCCGATTCCGACGCGGGTGAGCTGGCGTGCCTGGCGGTGAATCCGGAGTACCGCCATGGCGGTCGCGGTGATGAATTGCTGGAGCGCATCGAAACCCGAGCACGGGCGCAGGGTTTGAAGACGCTATTTGTCCTCACCACACGCACCGCTCACTGGTTCCGCGAGCGCGGGTTCGAGCCGAGCAGCGTCGAGCGCCTGCCGGCGGCGCGGGCTTCGCTGTACAACTTTCAGCGCAATTCGAAGATCTTCGAAAAGACCTTGTGA
- the argE gene encoding acetylornithine deacetylase: MPLPSMQDQFAALIAAPSVSCTQPSLDQSNRAVIDLLAGWLGDLGFSCDIQQVSPGKFNLLASFGSGPGGLVLAGHSDTVPYDDALWQTDPLKLTEVDGRWVGLGSCDMKGFFALIIEAVQPLLDQPFKQPLLILATCDEESSMSGARALAEAGRPLGRAAVIGEPTGLKPIRMHKGIMMERIDILGQSGHSSDPRLGHSALEAMHDAIGELRGLRLLWQREFNNPQFSVPQPTMNFGCIHGGDNPNRICGQCSLEFDLRPLPGMDPKVLRAEILRKLNPVAERHQVKIDYKPLFPEVPPFEQAEDAELVRIAEKLTGHSAEAVAFGTEAPYLQRLGCETIVLGPGDIACAHQPGEYLEMSRLQPTVHLLRQLIEHYCLKN; this comes from the coding sequence ATGCCTTTGCCGTCCATGCAAGACCAGTTCGCGGCGCTGATCGCCGCGCCGTCGGTCAGCTGTACCCAACCGAGCCTCGACCAATCCAATCGCGCGGTGATCGATCTGCTCGCCGGCTGGCTGGGTGACCTGGGCTTCAGCTGTGATATCCAGCAGGTCAGCCCCGGCAAATTCAACCTGCTCGCCAGTTTCGGCAGCGGCCCCGGCGGGCTGGTGCTGGCCGGGCACAGCGACACGGTGCCGTACGACGATGCGTTGTGGCAGACCGATCCGCTGAAACTCACCGAAGTCGATGGCCGCTGGGTCGGGCTCGGCAGTTGCGACATGAAGGGCTTCTTCGCACTGATCATCGAAGCCGTGCAGCCGCTGCTCGATCAACCGTTCAAGCAACCGCTGCTGATCCTCGCCACCTGCGATGAAGAAAGCTCGATGTCCGGCGCCCGTGCGTTGGCCGAGGCCGGGCGACCGTTGGGCCGCGCAGCGGTCATTGGCGAGCCGACCGGGCTTAAGCCGATCCGCATGCACAAAGGCATCATGATGGAGCGCATCGACATTCTCGGGCAGAGCGGCCATTCGTCGGATCCACGCCTGGGCCACAGCGCACTCGAAGCGATGCACGATGCCATTGGCGAACTGCGCGGTCTGCGCCTGTTGTGGCAGCGTGAATTCAATAACCCGCAGTTCAGCGTGCCACAACCGACGATGAACTTCGGTTGCATCCATGGCGGCGACAACCCCAACCGCATCTGCGGTCAGTGTTCGCTGGAGTTCGATCTGCGGCCGTTGCCGGGCATGGACCCGAAAGTCCTGCGCGCGGAAATCCTGCGCAAGCTCAACCCGGTGGCCGAGCGGCATCAGGTGAAGATCGACTACAAGCCGTTGTTCCCGGAAGTGCCGCCGTTCGAGCAGGCTGAAGACGCCGAACTGGTGCGTATCGCCGAAAAGCTCACCGGTCACAGCGCCGAAGCAGTAGCGTTCGGCACCGAAGCGCCTTATCTTCAGCGCCTTGGCTGCGAAACCATCGTCCTCGGCCCCGGCGACATTGCCTGTGCGCATCAGCCCGGCGAGTACCTTGAAATGTCACGTTTGCAGCCTACCGTGCATCTATTACGGCAACTGATTGAACATTACTGCCTGAAGAATTGA
- a CDS encoding CYTH domain-containing protein, which produces MQKETEIKLRVSRETLAALREHPLLKKRNKSGWERRELMNQYFDTPERDLAQAKVALRLRKDGDEVIQTLKTRGQSVAGLSERNEYDWKLPKAKLDVKKLDGECWPESLAELDKKTLKPIFTTDFVRERAEIAWGRGKTKVVIEAALDLGHVVVGKQKEEICELELELREGEPAALLELAAELAETLALMPCDISKAERGYRLYDANSYSLSLPAPELTPETQLDDAFAALSWHLLGSSQRLAEQYRFNGHWRLLLDWVENLAEMRALLSSLGQAAPRQSTHDLRVALDALLEDWRPLVQAGIEDEDVRKAAPEQFLEELEDPRWGLFSLTTSRWLLARTWTAERNVRGNRQGGAQLHSWLPRLLGEEATALQLQRYQQQPEDLAEQLPRIERIQVWLHHARNVLDIAEMDRLYGELNKLAQLANEPTITDELLDARKQQAIAVYQNRAWKMLLRM; this is translated from the coding sequence ATGCAGAAAGAAACCGAAATCAAACTCCGCGTCAGCCGCGAAACCCTCGCTGCCCTGCGCGAGCACCCGTTACTGAAAAAACGCAACAAAAGTGGCTGGGAACGCCGTGAGTTGATGAACCAGTACTTCGACACCCCCGAGCGCGATCTGGCCCAGGCCAAAGTCGCCCTGCGCCTGCGCAAGGACGGTGACGAAGTGATTCAGACCCTCAAGACCCGTGGCCAGAGCGTCGCCGGTCTGTCCGAGCGTAATGAATACGACTGGAAGTTGCCGAAAGCCAAGCTCGACGTGAAGAAACTCGACGGCGAATGCTGGCCCGAGTCGCTGGCCGAGCTGGACAAGAAAACCCTCAAGCCGATCTTCACCACCGATTTCGTCCGCGAACGTGCGGAAATCGCCTGGGGCCGTGGCAAAACCAAAGTGGTCATCGAAGCCGCGCTGGATCTTGGCCACGTTGTCGTCGGCAAGCAAAAAGAAGAAATCTGCGAGCTGGAACTGGAACTGCGCGAAGGCGAGCCTGCCGCGCTGCTGGAACTGGCTGCCGAACTGGCCGAAACCCTGGCGCTGATGCCGTGCGACATCAGCAAGGCTGAGCGCGGTTATCGTCTGTACGACGCCAACAGCTACTCGCTGAGTCTGCCGGCACCCGAGCTGACTCCGGAAACCCAACTCGACGACGCCTTCGCCGCACTGAGCTGGCATTTGCTCGGCAGCAGCCAGCGTCTGGCTGAACAGTACCGTTTCAACGGCCACTGGCGCCTGTTGCTCGACTGGGTCGAGAACCTCGCGGAAATGCGCGCCCTGCTCAGCAGCCTCGGCCAGGCCGCACCGCGTCAGTCGACTCACGACCTGCGCGTGGCGCTGGATGCTTTGCTGGAAGACTGGCGCCCACTGGTGCAGGCCGGTATCGAAGACGAAGACGTGCGCAAAGCCGCGCCGGAACAGTTCCTCGAAGAACTCGAAGACCCGCGCTGGGGCCTGTTCTCGCTGACCACTTCACGCTGGTTGCTGGCCCGCACCTGGACCGCCGAGCGCAACGTGCGTGGCAATCGTCAGGGTGGCGCGCAGTTGCACAGCTGGTTGCCGCGCCTGTTGGGCGAAGAAGCCACGGCCCTGCAATTGCAGCGCTACCAGCAGCAGCCGGAAGATCTGGCTGAACAACTGCCGCGTATCGAGCGCATTCAGGTCTGGCTGCACCACGCGCGCAACGTGCTGGACATCGCGGAAATGGATCGTCTGTACGGCGAGCTGAACAAACTGGCGCAACTGGCCAACGAACCGACGATCACTGACGAACTGCTCGATGCACGCAAGCAGCAGGCGATTGCGGTTTACCAGAATCGCGCGTGGAAAATGCTCCTGCGCATGTAA
- a CDS encoding Lrp/AsnC family transcriptional regulator — protein MHSELDSYDRKILALLQEDASLSSAQIAEQVGLSQSPCWRRIQRMKEEGIIRGQVTLLDRKKIGLNTQIFAEIKLNAHGRSNFTEFTEAIRGFPEVLECYVLMGAVDFLLRIVAADIEAYERFFFEKLSLVPGIQEVNSIVALSEIKSTTSLPV, from the coding sequence ATGCACAGCGAGCTGGACAGCTACGACCGCAAGATTCTCGCCCTGCTGCAAGAGGATGCTTCACTGTCCAGCGCGCAGATCGCCGAACAGGTCGGCTTGTCACAATCGCCGTGCTGGCGGCGGATTCAGCGGATGAAAGAAGAGGGGATCATTCGCGGCCAGGTAACCTTGCTCGATCGCAAGAAAATTGGCCTGAACACGCAGATCTTTGCCGAGATCAAACTCAACGCGCATGGGCGTTCGAATTTCACCGAATTCACCGAGGCGATTCGCGGTTTTCCGGAGGTGCTGGAGTGTTATGTGCTGATGGGTGCAGTGGATTTTCTGTTGCGGATCGTCGCGGCGGACATTGAGGCGTATGAGCGGTTCTTCTTCGAGAAGCTGTCGCTGGTGCCGGGGATTCAGGAAGTGAATTCGATTGTGGCGTTGTCGGAGATCAAGTCCACCACGAGTTTGCCGGTTTGA
- a CDS encoding type II/IV secretion system protein encodes MSVQFATQDRWLEINDVLRELVAQGFIGQDSAEQALNARRRHAAHGQMHPLQFIASQQLDDLSRPGKHLDLESLTLWLAQQAGQPYLRIDPLKINVAAITPLMSYAFAQRHKILAVAVDRDSVTVASAQPYVTAWEADLTHVLKLPIKRVVANPADIQRFSVEFFRLAKSVSGASNADAQSGNLGNFEQLLNLGASDQEPDANDAHIVNIVDWLFQYAFQQRASDIHIEPRREQGTVRFRIDGVLHNVYQFPPQVTMAIVSRLKSLGRMNVAEKRKPQDGRVKTKTPDGGEVELRLSTLPTAFGEKMVMRIFDPEVLLKDFDQLGFSADDLRRWQDMTRQPNGIILVTGPTGSGKTTTLYTTLKKLATPEVNLCTIEDPIEMVEPAFNQMQVQHNIDLSFAAGVRALMRQDPDIIMIGEIRDLETAEMAIQAALTGHLVLSTLHTNDAPSAISRLLELGVPHYLIKATVLGVMAQRLVRTLCPHCKAPLTLAEEDWQTLTRPWQAPLPGNAQRAIGCVECRDTGYRGRAGVYEIMQLSDSLKAFITPDADLTAIRRQAFKEGMRSLRLSGAQKVAAGLTTVEEVLRVTPQSEQK; translated from the coding sequence ATGTCCGTTCAATTCGCCACTCAGGACCGCTGGCTGGAAATCAACGATGTGCTGCGTGAACTGGTCGCCCAAGGTTTCATTGGCCAGGACTCGGCGGAACAGGCGCTGAATGCCCGCCGTCGCCACGCCGCCCATGGCCAGATGCATCCACTGCAATTCATCGCCAGCCAGCAACTGGACGACCTCAGCCGTCCGGGCAAACACCTCGACCTGGAAAGCCTGACCCTGTGGCTGGCGCAGCAGGCCGGTCAGCCGTATCTGCGTATCGACCCGCTGAAAATCAACGTCGCCGCGATTACGCCGCTGATGTCCTACGCCTTTGCGCAACGGCACAAGATTCTCGCCGTGGCGGTCGATCGTGACTCGGTCACCGTGGCCAGTGCCCAGCCTTACGTCACGGCTTGGGAGGCGGATCTCACCCATGTCTTGAAGCTGCCGATCAAACGGGTGGTGGCCAACCCGGCGGACATCCAGCGCTTCAGTGTCGAGTTTTTCCGCCTGGCGAAATCGGTCAGCGGCGCCAGCAATGCCGACGCCCAGAGCGGCAACCTCGGCAACTTCGAGCAACTGCTCAACCTCGGCGCCAGCGATCAGGAACCCGACGCCAACGACGCGCACATCGTCAACATCGTCGACTGGCTGTTCCAGTACGCCTTCCAGCAGCGTGCCAGCGATATCCACATCGAACCGCGACGCGAGCAAGGCACGGTGCGTTTTCGCATCGACGGCGTGCTGCACAACGTCTATCAATTCCCGCCGCAGGTGACCATGGCGATTGTCAGTCGCCTGAAAAGCCTCGGGCGGATGAACGTCGCCGAGAAGCGCAAACCGCAGGACGGCCGGGTCAAGACCAAGACCCCGGATGGCGGCGAAGTCGAGCTGCGGCTTTCGACCCTGCCTACAGCGTTCGGTGAAAAAATGGTCATGCGGATCTTCGACCCGGAAGTGCTGCTCAAGGATTTCGATCAACTGGGCTTCAGCGCTGACGATTTGCGCCGCTGGCAGGACATGACGCGTCAGCCCAACGGCATCATTCTGGTCACCGGGCCGACCGGCTCGGGCAAGACCACCACGCTGTACACCACGTTGAAAAAACTGGCGACGCCGGAAGTGAACCTCTGCACCATCGAAGACCCGATCGAAATGGTCGAACCGGCCTTCAACCAGATGCAGGTGCAGCACAACATCGACCTGAGCTTCGCCGCCGGGGTGCGCGCACTGATGCGGCAAGACCCGGACATCATCATGATCGGCGAGATCCGCGATCTGGAAACCGCTGAAATGGCGATTCAGGCGGCGCTCACCGGGCACTTGGTGCTGTCGACCCTGCACACCAACGACGCCCCCAGCGCAATCAGCCGTTTGCTCGAACTCGGCGTGCCGCATTACCTGATCAAAGCCACCGTGCTCGGCGTCATGGCTCAGCGTCTGGTGCGCACCTTGTGCCCGCACTGCAAGGCGCCGCTAACGCTGGCGGAAGAGGATTGGCAAACCCTGACACGCCCGTGGCAAGCGCCGCTGCCGGGCAACGCGCAACGTGCCATTGGTTGCGTGGAATGCCGCGACACTGGCTATCGCGGCCGCGCCGGGGTCTACGAAATCATGCAACTGAGCGACAGCCTCAAGGCCTTCATCACCCCCGACGCCGACCTCACGGCGATTCGCCGACAGGCGTTCAAGGAAGGCATGCGCAGTTTGCGCCTGTCCGGCGCGCAAAAAGTCGCGGCGGGGCTGACGACAGTCGAGGAAGTGCTGCGGGTGACGCCGCAGAGCGAGCAGAAATAG
- a CDS encoding DUF2388 domain-containing protein: MMRLKLAVATLALLSLPVGSAMADSFWRNVISSGATTGSTYLTFKDHKLIIAAQDDAGSFVASDGGIRGPYLEAAMQKVRADNPGLQASDMELANAILAKNAVASE, translated from the coding sequence ATCATGCGTCTCAAACTTGCTGTTGCCACACTGGCCTTGCTGTCCCTTCCCGTTGGTTCGGCCATGGCGGACAGCTTTTGGCGTAACGTCATCTCGTCCGGTGCCACCACCGGTTCGACCTACCTGACCTTCAAGGATCACAAGCTGATCATCGCCGCGCAGGACGATGCCGGCAGCTTCGTTGCCAGCGACGGCGGCATTCGTGGGCCGTATCTGGAAGCAGCGATGCAGAAAGTCCGCGCCGACAATCCGGGCCTGCAGGCATCGGACATGGAACTGGCGAATGCGATTCTGGCGAAGAACGCCGTGGCTTCCGAGTAA
- the gcvP gene encoding aminomethyl-transferring glycine dehydrogenase, whose protein sequence is MSQLPSLSQLREPDAFLRRHLGPDAAEQQAMLDSLGLGSRVELIEQTVPPGIRFNRALDLPGALDEQAALARLRGYAEQNQVWTSLIGMGYHGTLTPTVILRNVLENPGWYTAYTPYQPEIAQGRLEALLNFQQLTIDLTGLELANASLLDEATAAAEAMALAKRVAKSKSNLFFVDENCHPQTISVVQTRAEGFGFELLIDTVDNLKQHQVFGALLQYPDTHGEVRDLRPLIDHLHAQQALACVATDLLSLLLLTPPGELGADVVFGSSQRFGVPMGYGGPHAAFFASREEYKRAIPGRIIGVSKDARGNVALRMALQTREQHIRREKANSNICTAQVLLANIASCYAVYHGPEGLKRIAQRVHRLTCILAAGLERKGINRINAQFFDTLTLDVGGAQTAIIESAQAAQINLRILGRGRVGLSLDETCDEITVAKLFDVLLGADHGLNVEELDAEILVSGIPDNLQRKTPYLRHPVFNAHHSETEMLRYLKQLENKDLALNQSMIPLGSCTMKLNATSEMIPITWPQFANLHPFVPREQAVGYTLMIEELERWLCAITGFDAICMQPNSGAQGEYAGLLAIRKYHESRQQGARDICLIPSSAHGTNPASAQMAGMRVVIVECDEAGNVDLQDLKAKAAEAGDKLSCLMATYPSTHGVYEEGISEICEVIHKHGGQVYMDGANLNAQVGLARPADIGADVSHMNLHKTFCIPHGGGGPGMGPIGIRAHLAPFVANHPVVPIDGPLAQNGAVSAAPWGSASILPISWMYIAMMGPQLADASEVAILAANYLAQHLSGAFPVLYTGRNGRVAHECILDLRPLKAQTGISEEDVAKRLMDYGFHAPTMSFPVPGTLMVEPTESESKAELDRFIGAMLSIRAEITEVQNGNWPTEDNPLKRAPHTLADVTGVWERPYSIEQGITPDAHTKAHKYWPAVNRVDNVYGDRNLFCACVPVDDYR, encoded by the coding sequence ATGTCCCAGTTGCCGTCCCTGAGCCAGTTACGCGAACCCGATGCCTTCCTGCGCCGTCACCTCGGCCCCGACGCTGCCGAACAACAGGCGATGCTCGACAGTCTCGGCCTTGGCAGCCGGGTCGAGTTGATCGAGCAGACCGTACCGCCGGGCATTCGCTTCAACCGCGCGCTCGATTTACCCGGCGCGCTGGATGAACAAGCGGCATTGGCCAGGCTGCGCGGTTATGCCGAGCAGAATCAGGTCTGGACCAGCCTGATCGGCATGGGCTATCACGGCACCCTCACGCCGACCGTCATCTTGCGCAACGTGCTGGAAAATCCTGGCTGGTACACCGCGTACACGCCGTATCAACCGGAGATCGCGCAGGGCCGGCTCGAAGCGCTGCTGAATTTCCAGCAACTGACCATCGACCTCACCGGTCTGGAACTGGCCAACGCGTCTTTGCTCGATGAGGCCACTGCGGCGGCGGAAGCCATGGCATTGGCCAAGCGCGTCGCCAAGTCGAAGAGCAATCTGTTTTTCGTCGATGAGAACTGTCATCCGCAGACCATTTCCGTGGTGCAGACCCGTGCTGAAGGTTTCGGCTTCGAACTGCTTATCGACACTGTGGATAACTTGAAGCAGCATCAGGTGTTCGGCGCACTGCTGCAGTATCCAGACACCCACGGTGAGGTTCGCGATCTGCGACCATTGATCGATCACTTGCATGCGCAACAGGCGCTGGCCTGCGTCGCCACGGATTTGCTGAGTCTGTTATTGCTGACGCCGCCGGGTGAGCTGGGCGCCGATGTGGTGTTCGGTTCGTCGCAACGCTTTGGCGTACCGATGGGCTATGGCGGCCCGCACGCGGCGTTCTTTGCCAGTCGCGAGGAATACAAACGGGCGATACCGGGGCGCATCATCGGTGTGTCGAAAGATGCCCGAGGTAATGTGGCGCTGCGTATGGCGTTGCAAACCCGCGAGCAGCATATCCGCCGCGAAAAGGCCAATTCGAACATCTGCACGGCGCAGGTGCTGTTGGCCAATATCGCCAGTTGCTACGCGGTGTATCACGGGCCGGAAGGCTTGAAGCGTATCGCCCAGCGCGTGCATCGGCTGACCTGCATTCTGGCGGCCGGGCTTGAGCGCAAAGGCATCAACCGGATCAATGCGCAGTTCTTCGACACGCTGACGCTGGACGTTGGCGGTGCGCAAACAGCGATCATTGAAAGTGCCCAGGCTGCGCAGATCAACCTGAGGATTCTCGGGCGCGGTCGGGTTGGTCTGAGTCTCGATGAGACGTGCGATGAAATCACCGTGGCGAAATTGTTCGATGTGCTGCTCGGTGCCGATCATGGGCTAAACGTCGAGGAACTTGACGCCGAAATCCTCGTATCGGGGATCCCGGATAACCTCCAGCGCAAAACACCGTACCTGCGCCACCCGGTATTCAACGCCCACCACAGCGAAACCGAGATGCTGCGCTATCTCAAGCAACTGGAGAACAAGGATCTGGCGCTCAACCAGTCGATGATTCCGCTGGGCTCGTGCACCATGAAACTCAACGCCACCAGCGAGATGATCCCGATCACCTGGCCGCAATTCGCCAACCTGCATCCGTTCGTGCCCCGCGAGCAGGCGGTCGGTTACACCTTGATGATCGAAGAGCTGGAGCGCTGGCTCTGCGCAATCACCGGGTTCGATGCGATCTGCATGCAGCCCAACTCCGGCGCTCAGGGCGAATACGCCGGTCTGCTGGCGATCCGCAAGTATCACGAGAGCCGTCAGCAGGGCGCACGGGATATCTGCCTGATACCGTCCTCGGCCCATGGCACCAACCCGGCTTCGGCGCAGATGGCCGGGATGCGTGTGGTGATCGTCGAGTGCGACGAGGCCGGCAACGTCGATCTGCAGGATTTGAAAGCGAAAGCCGCCGAGGCGGGGGATAAGTTGTCGTGCCTGATGGCGACTTATCCGTCGACCCATGGTGTGTACGAGGAGGGCATCAGCGAGATCTGCGAGGTTATCCACAAACACGGCGGTCAGGTGTACATGGACGGCGCCAACCTCAATGCGCAGGTCGGGCTGGCGCGGCCAGCGGACATCGGCGCCGACGTGTCGCACATGAACCTGCACAAGACCTTTTGCATTCCGCATGGCGGCGGCGGCCCGGGCATGGGGCCGATCGGTATTCGCGCGCATCTGGCGCCGTTTGTTGCCAATCACCCGGTCGTGCCGATTGACGGGCCGCTGGCGCAGAACGGCGCCGTCAGCGCAGCACCGTGGGGCAGCGCGAGCATTTTGCCGATCAGCTGGATGTACATCGCCATGATGGGGCCGCAATTGGCCGATGCCAGTGAAGTGGCGATCCTGGCGGCAAATTACCTGGCGCAGCATTTATCCGGTGCGTTCCCGGTGTTGTATACCGGGCGTAACGGGCGCGTAGCCCACGAATGCATTCTCGACCTGCGACCGTTGAAGGCGCAGACCGGCATCAGTGAGGAAGACGTTGCCAAGCGTTTGATGGATTACGGCTTCCATGCACCGACCATGTCGTTCCCGGTGCCGGGGACGTTGATGGTCGAACCGACCGAGAGTGAATCCAAGGCTGAGCTGGATCGGTTTATCGGCGCGATGCTGAGCATTCGCGCAGAAATCACTGAAGTGCAGAACGGCAACTGGCCGACCGAGGACAACCCGTTGAAACGCGCGCCGCATACTCTGGCGGATGTCACCGGAGTTTGGGAGCGGCCTTACAGCATCGAGCAGGGCATCACCCCGGATGCCCACACCAAGGCGCACAAATATTGGCCGGCGGTGAATCGGGTCGACAACGTCTACGGGGATCGCAACCTGTTTTGCGCCTGTGTCCCGGTGGACGATTACCGCTGA
- a CDS encoding DegT/DnrJ/EryC1/StrS aminotransferase family protein, producing the protein MSRLPFLPFSKPVIDETTIAAVGEVLRSGWITSGPKVQAFEAQLSEYFGGRPVRTFNSGTCTMEIALRIAGIGPGDEVITTPISWVATANVILEVGATPVFADIDPLTRNIDLDQLEAAITPRTKAVIPVYLAGLPVDMDRLYAIARKHNLRIVEDAAQALGSSWNGQRIGATGDFVSFSFQANKNVTCSEGGCLVLNTAEEARLAEKYRLQGVTRNGFDGLDVDVLGGKFNMTDVAATIGLGQFAHIESLTAHRRELARHYFKCFGDDFEAVYGAQLPPTDFTHSNWHLFQLVLPERKDGLPARATFMEQMQARGIGIGYHYPPIHLLSLYRERGFKEGMLPVAERVGRLIVSLPMFTAMSKDDVERSVAAVKTVLHRTV; encoded by the coding sequence ATGAGCCGATTGCCGTTCCTGCCGTTTTCCAAACCTGTCATCGATGAAACCACCATTGCCGCCGTCGGCGAGGTCTTGCGCTCCGGCTGGATCACCAGCGGGCCGAAGGTTCAGGCCTTTGAAGCGCAGCTGTCGGAATATTTCGGTGGGCGTCCGGTACGCACTTTCAACTCCGGCACCTGCACCATGGAAATCGCCTTGCGCATCGCCGGCATCGGCCCCGGCGACGAGGTGATCACCACGCCAATTTCCTGGGTGGCCACGGCCAACGTGATCCTTGAGGTCGGCGCCACGCCGGTGTTTGCCGACATCGACCCGCTGACCCGCAACATCGATCTGGATCAGCTGGAAGCGGCGATTACGCCACGCACCAAAGCAGTGATTCCGGTGTACCTCGCCGGTTTGCCGGTGGACATGGATCGTCTGTATGCCATCGCCCGCAAGCACAATCTGCGCATTGTCGAAGACGCGGCGCAGGCCTTGGGTTCGAGCTGGAACGGCCAGCGCATCGGTGCCACTGGCGATTTTGTGTCGTTCAGTTTCCAGGCCAACAAGAATGTCACCTGCTCGGAAGGCGGCTGCCTGGTGCTGAACACGGCAGAGGAAGCGCGGCTGGCGGAGAAGTACCGTTTGCAAGGCGTGACCCGCAACGGTTTCGATGGTCTGGACGTCGATGTGCTGGGTGGCAAATTCAACATGACTGACGTTGCAGCCACCATCGGTCTCGGGCAATTCGCTCATATCGAAAGCCTGACCGCTCATCGACGCGAACTGGCTCGCCATTACTTCAAATGTTTTGGCGATGACTTCGAAGCTGTGTATGGCGCGCAACTGCCGCCGACGGATTTCACCCACAGCAACTGGCATCTGTTTCAACTGGTGCTGCCAGAGCGCAAGGATGGCCTGCCGGCGCGGGCGACCTTCATGGAGCAGATGCAGGCACGGGGTATCGGCATCGGCTATCACTACCCGCCGATTCACTTGCTGAGTCTGTACCGCGAGCGCGGTTTCAAAGAGGGGATGTTGCCGGTGGCCGAGCGTGTCGGTCGGCTGATCGTGTCACTGCCGATGTTTACCGCGATGAGCAAAGACGACGTCGAACGTTCGGTGGCCGCAGTAAAAACCGTCCTGCATCGCACCGTGTAG